A genomic window from Lotus japonicus ecotype B-129 chromosome 1, LjGifu_v1.2 includes:
- the LOC130730176 gene encoding protein S40-7-like has protein sequence MDPTPSFHRRPSSTADRLLGAFTFFPSSATTSAADELNEAELFWSESGNQSPPAEANRRRNFDRALDSGILAALTEPGLRGKLSSSRMIPSLRRPPPAAPVSSEHLAQSAPSRKFQQSAPMKVPILLSKGVPARRNVDELEDDDIGGDGEMLPPHEIVARGSGVSPKTTFSVLEGVGRTLKGRDLRQVRNAVLRRTGFLD, from the coding sequence ATGGACCCCACACCATCCTTCCATCGCCGGCCATCTTCCACCGCCGACCGCCTCCTCGGTGCCTTCACCTTCTTCCCCTCATCCGCCACCACCTCCGCTGCCGATGAGCTCAACGAAGCCGAGCTTTTCTGGTCCGAATCGGGAAACCAAAGCCCGCCGGCAGAGGCAAATCGCCGCCGGAACTTCGATCGTGCACTGGACTCCGGCATCCTCGCCGCGCTGACGGAGCCGGGTCTTCGTGGTAAGTTATCTTCTTCGAGGATGATTCCTTCGTTGCGGAGACCTCCACCAGCTGCTCCGGTCAGCTCTGAGCATCTGGCCCAGTCCGCGCCTTCTAGAAAGTTCCAGCAATCGGCTCCTATGAAGGTCCCGATTCTTCTCTCGAAGGGCGTGCCGGCACGGAGGAACGTCGACGAGCTCGAGGACGACGACATCGGAGGCGACGGGGAGATGTTGCCGCCGCACGAAATCGTGGCGAGGGGCTCCGGAGTTTCGCCGAAGACCACCTTTTCGGTGTTGGAAGGAGTTGGAAGAACACTGAAAGGGAGGGATCTCCGTCAGGTGAGAAACGCCGTTTTGCGCAGAACCGGTTTTCTCGATTAA